The Syngnathus typhle isolate RoL2023-S1 ecotype Sweden linkage group LG1, RoL_Styp_1.0, whole genome shotgun sequence genome includes a window with the following:
- the tnip1 gene encoding TNFAIP3-interacting protein 1 isoform X5 produces the protein MPLRHKPNEWFQGPCLDSKRTMEGKGPYRIYDPGGSDAKSRDEAAGGSSYRQLLEENSMLRERMKGLKSLGDLLEESQLEASRLRQRVEELVRDNEALKSSSFAASLCAGGHAQTETQSKPCLQPTTEPREANASCLAKAMQANRMSARSAVGVIPVLPQENVELASQLKKLESSFSIFAEESNPNQLLAHLGRMAVEFHHLSSKVQKNELRTSLLQTLCEQLREENNELRKKMEEDHHIRNQDLEQLRQENQKLKELVTGGAAVASAVAAAAAASSSSSSSAAASDTEGPDTKDETVKDECATVKPKIEASTPQKSGKAAEKSPNKPCDVEAYEKKIKLLEKQRKDVLEVNKQWDIQWNSMKSQFEQKITDLRQRLADSQKTVLELEAEREQRQRDYDKKLLLAKNKIENVQGEKECLNTETTELKQKVRYLQDQLLPLSKQREYQEKEIQRLNRALEDALNLHAPSSSQQQPGQDAANNLKRQELLTQIAVLKEQVKIFEEDFRKERSDRERMNEEKEDLRRQVERLQIQITNLTNQLHQAQNECQREHTERCKLERLQMQHHKQGQRQGRRTSDPTSGSVNGLLSPPYCGPFVQVGPQGLEGWPVHFHPRMPNAAGAAAPPPVRDFQPVTPGFPWQSSSFLQPRGGRAVGESSRPAPDNADQSTAAAAAAAAAAAAAAAGGGAGGGGVGFGKRERQNIDPGKH, from the exons ATGCCGCTCAGACACAAGCCAAATGAGTGG TTCCAAGGACCATGCTTAGACAGTAAGCGCACGATGGAAGGTAAAGGACCGTACCGCATCTACGATCCGGGTGGGAGTGATGCCAAATCCAGGGATGAGGCTGCTGGAGGAAGCAGCTATCGACAGCTCCTGGAGGAGAACAGCATGCTGAGAGAGAGGATGAAAGGTCTTAAGAGCCTTG GCGACTTGCTCGAAGAATCTCAGTTAGAAGCGTCGAGGCTTCGCCAGCGTGTGGAGGAGCTTGTGAGAGACAACGAGGCCCTCAAATCATCCAGCTTTGCCGCCAGTCTGTGCGCCGGGGGACACGCTCAGACCGAAACGCAAA GTAAACCTTGTTTGCAACCCACCACTGAGCCCAGAGAAGCGAATGCAAGCTGTTTGGCGAAGGCTATGCAGGCCAACAGAATGAGC GCCCGGTCTGCCGTAGGCGTCATCCCCGTCCTGCCTCAGGAGAACGTTGAGCTGGCGAGCCAGCTGAAGAAATTGGAGAGCTCCTTCAGCATATTTGCAGAGGAGTCCAATCCAAACCAGCTCTTAGCTCACCTGGGTCGAATGGCTGTGGAGTTTCACCATCTTTCCTCGAAGGTTCAAAAGAATGAACTAAGGACGTCTCTCCTACAG ACTCTGTGTGAACAGCTCAGAGAGGAGAACAATGAGCTGCGGAAGAAAATGGAAGAGGATCATCATATCAGGAATCAAGACTTGGAACAGCTGag GCAGGAGAATCAGAAACTGAAGGAGCTTGTGACAGGAGGAGCAGCAGTGGCATCAGCAgtagcagctgcagcagcagcatcatcatcgtcatcatcatctgcGGCAGCGTCTGACACGGAAGGTCCTGACACCAAAGATGAGACGGTAAAAGATGAATGTGCCACGGTGAAACCGAAGATAGAAGCCTCCACCCCTCAGAAG AGTGGAAAAGCTGCTGAGAAAAGCCCAAACAAACCCTGTGACGTGGAGGcttatgaaaagaaaattaagCTCCTAGAGAAGCAACGAAAAGAT GTACTGGAGGTGAATAAGCAGTGGGACATTCAGTGGAATTCAATGAAGTCACAGTTTGAACAGAAG ATCACTGACCTCAGACAGAGGCTTGCTGATTCTCAGAAGACTGTGCTCGAACTGGAGGCGGAACGAGAGCAGAGGCAGCGCGACTACGACAAGAAGCTGCTGTTGGCAAAGAATAAGATTGAAAATGTGCAG GGTGAGAAGGAGTGTCTGAACACTGAGACGACTGAGTTGAAGCAGAAAGTTCGCTACCTGCAAGACCAACTGTTGCCTCTCAGCAAACAGCGAGAGTACCAGGAGAAGGAAATCCAACGCCTCAACAGG GCTTTAGAAGATGCCTTAAATTTGCATGCCCCTTCATCGTCCCAACAACAACCTGGCCAGGACGCCGCCAATAACTTGAAGAGGCAGGAACTACTCACCCAAATAGCCGTTCTAAAAGAACAG GTGAAAATCTTTGAAGAGGACTTCAGAAAAGAACGCAGTGACAGGGAACGAATGAATGAGGAAAAAGAAGACCTGAGGCGGCAGGTGGAGCGACTGCAGATTCAGATTACGAATTTGACCAATCAG CTTCATCAGGCACAGAACGAGTGTCAGAGAGAACACACAGAGCGATGCAAGCTAGAAAGACTGCAGATGCAGCATCACAAGCAG GGGCAGCGGCAGGGAAGACGTACCTCAGACCCCACGTCAGGCTCAGTGAACGGGCTGCTGAGCCCCCCCTACTGTGGTCCCTTTGTGCAGGTGGGACCGCAGGGCCTAGAGGGCTGGCCCGTACACTTCCATCCCCGGATGCCCAATGCAGCAGGCGCCGCAGCTCCGCCCCCCGTACGAGACTTCCAGCCTGTTACCCCG GGTTTTCCTTGGCAGTCGTCATCATTTCTACAGCCCAGAGGAGGGAGAGCGGTGGGGGAAAGTTCAAGACCAGCACCAGATAATGCAG ACCAGTCCacggcagcagcagccgcagcagcggcagcagcagcagcagcggcggcaggaggaggagcgggaggaggaggagtcggATTTGGAAAAAGGGAGCGACAGAATATAGATCCCGGAAAGCACTAA
- the tnip1 gene encoding TNFAIP3-interacting protein 1 isoform X2 produces the protein MPLRHKPNEWFQGPCLDSKRTMEGKGPYRIYDPGGSDAKSRDEAAGGSSYRQLLEENSMLRERMKGLKSLGDLLEESQLEASRLRQRVEELVRDNEALKSSSFAASLCAGGHAQTETQSKPCLQPTTEPREANASCLAKAMQANRMSDALSEFEVVNMDRRTSDARTARSAVGVIPVLPQENVELASQLKKLESSFSIFAEESNPNQLLAHLGRMAVEFHHLSSKVQKNELRTSLLQTLCEQLREENNELRKKMEEDHHIRNQDLEQLRQENQKLKELVTGGAAVASAVAAAAAASSSSSSSAAASDTEGPDTKDETVKDECATVKPKIEASTPQKSGKAAEKSPNKPCDVEAYEKKIKLLEKQRKDVLEVNKQWDIQWNSMKSQFEQKITDLRQRLADSQKTVLELEAEREQRQRDYDKKLLLAKNKIENVQGEKECLNTETTELKQKVRYLQDQLLPLSKQREYQEKEIQRLNRALEDALNLHAPSSSQQQPGQDAANNLKRQELLTQIAVLKEQVKIFEEDFRKERSDRERMNEEKEDLRRQVERLQIQITNLTNQLHQAQNECQREHTERCKLERLQMQHHKQGQRQGRRTSDPTSGSVNGLLSPPYCGPFVQVGPQGLEGWPVHFHPRMPNAAGAAAPPPVRDFQPVTPGFPWQSSSFLQPRGGRAVGESSRPAPDNADQSTAAAAAAAAAAAAAAAGGGAGGGGVGFGKRERQNIDPGKH, from the exons ATGCCGCTCAGACACAAGCCAAATGAGTGG TTCCAAGGACCATGCTTAGACAGTAAGCGCACGATGGAAGGTAAAGGACCGTACCGCATCTACGATCCGGGTGGGAGTGATGCCAAATCCAGGGATGAGGCTGCTGGAGGAAGCAGCTATCGACAGCTCCTGGAGGAGAACAGCATGCTGAGAGAGAGGATGAAAGGTCTTAAGAGCCTTG GCGACTTGCTCGAAGAATCTCAGTTAGAAGCGTCGAGGCTTCGCCAGCGTGTGGAGGAGCTTGTGAGAGACAACGAGGCCCTCAAATCATCCAGCTTTGCCGCCAGTCTGTGCGCCGGGGGACACGCTCAGACCGAAACGCAAA GTAAACCTTGTTTGCAACCCACCACTGAGCCCAGAGAAGCGAATGCAAGCTGTTTGGCGAAGGCTATGCAGGCCAACAGAATGAGC GACGCCTTATCAGAGTTCGAAGTGGTCAATATGGACAGGAGGACGTCAGATGCCAGGACT GCCCGGTCTGCCGTAGGCGTCATCCCCGTCCTGCCTCAGGAGAACGTTGAGCTGGCGAGCCAGCTGAAGAAATTGGAGAGCTCCTTCAGCATATTTGCAGAGGAGTCCAATCCAAACCAGCTCTTAGCTCACCTGGGTCGAATGGCTGTGGAGTTTCACCATCTTTCCTCGAAGGTTCAAAAGAATGAACTAAGGACGTCTCTCCTACAG ACTCTGTGTGAACAGCTCAGAGAGGAGAACAATGAGCTGCGGAAGAAAATGGAAGAGGATCATCATATCAGGAATCAAGACTTGGAACAGCTGag GCAGGAGAATCAGAAACTGAAGGAGCTTGTGACAGGAGGAGCAGCAGTGGCATCAGCAgtagcagctgcagcagcagcatcatcatcgtcatcatcatctgcGGCAGCGTCTGACACGGAAGGTCCTGACACCAAAGATGAGACGGTAAAAGATGAATGTGCCACGGTGAAACCGAAGATAGAAGCCTCCACCCCTCAGAAG AGTGGAAAAGCTGCTGAGAAAAGCCCAAACAAACCCTGTGACGTGGAGGcttatgaaaagaaaattaagCTCCTAGAGAAGCAACGAAAAGAT GTACTGGAGGTGAATAAGCAGTGGGACATTCAGTGGAATTCAATGAAGTCACAGTTTGAACAGAAG ATCACTGACCTCAGACAGAGGCTTGCTGATTCTCAGAAGACTGTGCTCGAACTGGAGGCGGAACGAGAGCAGAGGCAGCGCGACTACGACAAGAAGCTGCTGTTGGCAAAGAATAAGATTGAAAATGTGCAG GGTGAGAAGGAGTGTCTGAACACTGAGACGACTGAGTTGAAGCAGAAAGTTCGCTACCTGCAAGACCAACTGTTGCCTCTCAGCAAACAGCGAGAGTACCAGGAGAAGGAAATCCAACGCCTCAACAGG GCTTTAGAAGATGCCTTAAATTTGCATGCCCCTTCATCGTCCCAACAACAACCTGGCCAGGACGCCGCCAATAACTTGAAGAGGCAGGAACTACTCACCCAAATAGCCGTTCTAAAAGAACAG GTGAAAATCTTTGAAGAGGACTTCAGAAAAGAACGCAGTGACAGGGAACGAATGAATGAGGAAAAAGAAGACCTGAGGCGGCAGGTGGAGCGACTGCAGATTCAGATTACGAATTTGACCAATCAG CTTCATCAGGCACAGAACGAGTGTCAGAGAGAACACACAGAGCGATGCAAGCTAGAAAGACTGCAGATGCAGCATCACAAGCAG GGGCAGCGGCAGGGAAGACGTACCTCAGACCCCACGTCAGGCTCAGTGAACGGGCTGCTGAGCCCCCCCTACTGTGGTCCCTTTGTGCAGGTGGGACCGCAGGGCCTAGAGGGCTGGCCCGTACACTTCCATCCCCGGATGCCCAATGCAGCAGGCGCCGCAGCTCCGCCCCCCGTACGAGACTTCCAGCCTGTTACCCCG GGTTTTCCTTGGCAGTCGTCATCATTTCTACAGCCCAGAGGAGGGAGAGCGGTGGGGGAAAGTTCAAGACCAGCACCAGATAATGCAG ACCAGTCCacggcagcagcagccgcagcagcggcagcagcagcagcagcggcggcaggaggaggagcgggaggaggaggagtcggATTTGGAAAAAGGGAGCGACAGAATATAGATCCCGGAAAGCACTAA
- the tnip1 gene encoding TNFAIP3-interacting protein 1 isoform X3: MPLRHKPNEWFQGPCLDSKRTMEGKGPYRIYDPGGSDAKSRDEAAGGSSYRQLLEENSMLRERMKGLKSLGDLLEESQLEASRLRQRVEELVRDNEALKSSSFAASLCAGGHAQTETQSKPCLQPTTEPREANASCLAKAMQANRMSLLQDALSEFEVVNMDRRTSDARTARSAVGVIPVLPQENVELASQLKKLESSFSIFAEESNPNQLLAHLGRMAVEFHHLSSKVQKNELRTSLLQTLCEQLREENNELRKKMEEDHHIRNQDLEQLRQENQKLKELVTGGAAVASAVAAAAAASSSSSSSAAASDTEGPDTKDETSGKAAEKSPNKPCDVEAYEKKIKLLEKQRKDVLEVNKQWDIQWNSMKSQFEQKITDLRQRLADSQKTVLELEAEREQRQRDYDKKLLLAKNKIENVQGEKECLNTETTELKQKVRYLQDQLLPLSKQREYQEKEIQRLNRALEDALNLHAPSSSQQQPGQDAANNLKRQELLTQIAVLKEQVKIFEEDFRKERSDRERMNEEKEDLRRQVERLQIQITNLTNQLHQAQNECQREHTERCKLERLQMQHHKQGQRQGRRTSDPTSGSVNGLLSPPYCGPFVQVGPQGLEGWPVHFHPRMPNAAGAAAPPPVRDFQPVTPGFPWQSSSFLQPRGGRAVGESSRPAPDNADQSTAAAAAAAAAAAAAAAGGGAGGGGVGFGKRERQNIDPGKH; this comes from the exons ATGCCGCTCAGACACAAGCCAAATGAGTGG TTCCAAGGACCATGCTTAGACAGTAAGCGCACGATGGAAGGTAAAGGACCGTACCGCATCTACGATCCGGGTGGGAGTGATGCCAAATCCAGGGATGAGGCTGCTGGAGGAAGCAGCTATCGACAGCTCCTGGAGGAGAACAGCATGCTGAGAGAGAGGATGAAAGGTCTTAAGAGCCTTG GCGACTTGCTCGAAGAATCTCAGTTAGAAGCGTCGAGGCTTCGCCAGCGTGTGGAGGAGCTTGTGAGAGACAACGAGGCCCTCAAATCATCCAGCTTTGCCGCCAGTCTGTGCGCCGGGGGACACGCTCAGACCGAAACGCAAA GTAAACCTTGTTTGCAACCCACCACTGAGCCCAGAGAAGCGAATGCAAGCTGTTTGGCGAAGGCTATGCAGGCCAACAGAATGAGC CTTTTACAGGACGCCTTATCAGAGTTCGAAGTGGTCAATATGGACAGGAGGACGTCAGATGCCAGGACT GCCCGGTCTGCCGTAGGCGTCATCCCCGTCCTGCCTCAGGAGAACGTTGAGCTGGCGAGCCAGCTGAAGAAATTGGAGAGCTCCTTCAGCATATTTGCAGAGGAGTCCAATCCAAACCAGCTCTTAGCTCACCTGGGTCGAATGGCTGTGGAGTTTCACCATCTTTCCTCGAAGGTTCAAAAGAATGAACTAAGGACGTCTCTCCTACAG ACTCTGTGTGAACAGCTCAGAGAGGAGAACAATGAGCTGCGGAAGAAAATGGAAGAGGATCATCATATCAGGAATCAAGACTTGGAACAGCTGag GCAGGAGAATCAGAAACTGAAGGAGCTTGTGACAGGAGGAGCAGCAGTGGCATCAGCAgtagcagctgcagcagcagcatcatcatcgtcatcatcatctgcGGCAGCGTCTGACACGGAAGGTCCTGACACCAAAGATGAGACG AGTGGAAAAGCTGCTGAGAAAAGCCCAAACAAACCCTGTGACGTGGAGGcttatgaaaagaaaattaagCTCCTAGAGAAGCAACGAAAAGAT GTACTGGAGGTGAATAAGCAGTGGGACATTCAGTGGAATTCAATGAAGTCACAGTTTGAACAGAAG ATCACTGACCTCAGACAGAGGCTTGCTGATTCTCAGAAGACTGTGCTCGAACTGGAGGCGGAACGAGAGCAGAGGCAGCGCGACTACGACAAGAAGCTGCTGTTGGCAAAGAATAAGATTGAAAATGTGCAG GGTGAGAAGGAGTGTCTGAACACTGAGACGACTGAGTTGAAGCAGAAAGTTCGCTACCTGCAAGACCAACTGTTGCCTCTCAGCAAACAGCGAGAGTACCAGGAGAAGGAAATCCAACGCCTCAACAGG GCTTTAGAAGATGCCTTAAATTTGCATGCCCCTTCATCGTCCCAACAACAACCTGGCCAGGACGCCGCCAATAACTTGAAGAGGCAGGAACTACTCACCCAAATAGCCGTTCTAAAAGAACAG GTGAAAATCTTTGAAGAGGACTTCAGAAAAGAACGCAGTGACAGGGAACGAATGAATGAGGAAAAAGAAGACCTGAGGCGGCAGGTGGAGCGACTGCAGATTCAGATTACGAATTTGACCAATCAG CTTCATCAGGCACAGAACGAGTGTCAGAGAGAACACACAGAGCGATGCAAGCTAGAAAGACTGCAGATGCAGCATCACAAGCAG GGGCAGCGGCAGGGAAGACGTACCTCAGACCCCACGTCAGGCTCAGTGAACGGGCTGCTGAGCCCCCCCTACTGTGGTCCCTTTGTGCAGGTGGGACCGCAGGGCCTAGAGGGCTGGCCCGTACACTTCCATCCCCGGATGCCCAATGCAGCAGGCGCCGCAGCTCCGCCCCCCGTACGAGACTTCCAGCCTGTTACCCCG GGTTTTCCTTGGCAGTCGTCATCATTTCTACAGCCCAGAGGAGGGAGAGCGGTGGGGGAAAGTTCAAGACCAGCACCAGATAATGCAG ACCAGTCCacggcagcagcagccgcagcagcggcagcagcagcagcagcggcggcaggaggaggagcgggaggaggaggagtcggATTTGGAAAAAGGGAGCGACAGAATATAGATCCCGGAAAGCACTAA
- the tnip1 gene encoding TNFAIP3-interacting protein 1 isoform X4, giving the protein MEGKGPYRIYDPGGSDAKSRDEAAGGSSYRQLLEENSMLRERMKGLKSLGDLLEESQLEASRLRQRVEELVRDNEALKSSSFAASLCAGGHAQTETQSKPCLQPTTEPREANASCLAKAMQANRMSLLQDALSEFEVVNMDRRTSDARTARSAVGVIPVLPQENVELASQLKKLESSFSIFAEESNPNQLLAHLGRMAVEFHHLSSKVQKNELRTSLLQTLCEQLREENNELRKKMEEDHHIRNQDLEQLRQENQKLKELVTGGAAVASAVAAAAAASSSSSSSAAASDTEGPDTKDETVKDECATVKPKIEASTPQKSGKAAEKSPNKPCDVEAYEKKIKLLEKQRKDVLEVNKQWDIQWNSMKSQFEQKITDLRQRLADSQKTVLELEAEREQRQRDYDKKLLLAKNKIENVQGEKECLNTETTELKQKVRYLQDQLLPLSKQREYQEKEIQRLNRALEDALNLHAPSSSQQQPGQDAANNLKRQELLTQIAVLKEQVKIFEEDFRKERSDRERMNEEKEDLRRQVERLQIQITNLTNQLHQAQNECQREHTERCKLERLQMQHHKQGQRQGRRTSDPTSGSVNGLLSPPYCGPFVQVGPQGLEGWPVHFHPRMPNAAGAAAPPPVRDFQPVTPGFPWQSSSFLQPRGGRAVGESSRPAPDNADQSTAAAAAAAAAAAAAAAGGGAGGGGVGFGKRERQNIDPGKH; this is encoded by the exons ATGGAAGGTAAAGGACCGTACCGCATCTACGATCCGGGTGGGAGTGATGCCAAATCCAGGGATGAGGCTGCTGGAGGAAGCAGCTATCGACAGCTCCTGGAGGAGAACAGCATGCTGAGAGAGAGGATGAAAGGTCTTAAGAGCCTTG GCGACTTGCTCGAAGAATCTCAGTTAGAAGCGTCGAGGCTTCGCCAGCGTGTGGAGGAGCTTGTGAGAGACAACGAGGCCCTCAAATCATCCAGCTTTGCCGCCAGTCTGTGCGCCGGGGGACACGCTCAGACCGAAACGCAAA GTAAACCTTGTTTGCAACCCACCACTGAGCCCAGAGAAGCGAATGCAAGCTGTTTGGCGAAGGCTATGCAGGCCAACAGAATGAGC CTTTTACAGGACGCCTTATCAGAGTTCGAAGTGGTCAATATGGACAGGAGGACGTCAGATGCCAGGACT GCCCGGTCTGCCGTAGGCGTCATCCCCGTCCTGCCTCAGGAGAACGTTGAGCTGGCGAGCCAGCTGAAGAAATTGGAGAGCTCCTTCAGCATATTTGCAGAGGAGTCCAATCCAAACCAGCTCTTAGCTCACCTGGGTCGAATGGCTGTGGAGTTTCACCATCTTTCCTCGAAGGTTCAAAAGAATGAACTAAGGACGTCTCTCCTACAG ACTCTGTGTGAACAGCTCAGAGAGGAGAACAATGAGCTGCGGAAGAAAATGGAAGAGGATCATCATATCAGGAATCAAGACTTGGAACAGCTGag GCAGGAGAATCAGAAACTGAAGGAGCTTGTGACAGGAGGAGCAGCAGTGGCATCAGCAgtagcagctgcagcagcagcatcatcatcgtcatcatcatctgcGGCAGCGTCTGACACGGAAGGTCCTGACACCAAAGATGAGACGGTAAAAGATGAATGTGCCACGGTGAAACCGAAGATAGAAGCCTCCACCCCTCAGAAG AGTGGAAAAGCTGCTGAGAAAAGCCCAAACAAACCCTGTGACGTGGAGGcttatgaaaagaaaattaagCTCCTAGAGAAGCAACGAAAAGAT GTACTGGAGGTGAATAAGCAGTGGGACATTCAGTGGAATTCAATGAAGTCACAGTTTGAACAGAAG ATCACTGACCTCAGACAGAGGCTTGCTGATTCTCAGAAGACTGTGCTCGAACTGGAGGCGGAACGAGAGCAGAGGCAGCGCGACTACGACAAGAAGCTGCTGTTGGCAAAGAATAAGATTGAAAATGTGCAG GGTGAGAAGGAGTGTCTGAACACTGAGACGACTGAGTTGAAGCAGAAAGTTCGCTACCTGCAAGACCAACTGTTGCCTCTCAGCAAACAGCGAGAGTACCAGGAGAAGGAAATCCAACGCCTCAACAGG GCTTTAGAAGATGCCTTAAATTTGCATGCCCCTTCATCGTCCCAACAACAACCTGGCCAGGACGCCGCCAATAACTTGAAGAGGCAGGAACTACTCACCCAAATAGCCGTTCTAAAAGAACAG GTGAAAATCTTTGAAGAGGACTTCAGAAAAGAACGCAGTGACAGGGAACGAATGAATGAGGAAAAAGAAGACCTGAGGCGGCAGGTGGAGCGACTGCAGATTCAGATTACGAATTTGACCAATCAG CTTCATCAGGCACAGAACGAGTGTCAGAGAGAACACACAGAGCGATGCAAGCTAGAAAGACTGCAGATGCAGCATCACAAGCAG GGGCAGCGGCAGGGAAGACGTACCTCAGACCCCACGTCAGGCTCAGTGAACGGGCTGCTGAGCCCCCCCTACTGTGGTCCCTTTGTGCAGGTGGGACCGCAGGGCCTAGAGGGCTGGCCCGTACACTTCCATCCCCGGATGCCCAATGCAGCAGGCGCCGCAGCTCCGCCCCCCGTACGAGACTTCCAGCCTGTTACCCCG GGTTTTCCTTGGCAGTCGTCATCATTTCTACAGCCCAGAGGAGGGAGAGCGGTGGGGGAAAGTTCAAGACCAGCACCAGATAATGCAG ACCAGTCCacggcagcagcagccgcagcagcggcagcagcagcagcagcggcggcaggaggaggagcgggaggaggaggagtcggATTTGGAAAAAGGGAGCGACAGAATATAGATCCCGGAAAGCACTAA
- the tnip1 gene encoding TNFAIP3-interacting protein 1 isoform X6 — MPLRHKPNEWFQGPCLDSKRTMEGKGPYRIYDPGGSDAKSRDEAAGGSSYRQLLEENSMLRERMKGLKSLGDLLEESQLEASRLRQRVEELVRDNEALKSSSFAASLCAGGHAQTETQSKPCLQPTTEPREANASCLAKAMQANRMSLLQDALSEFEVVNMDRRTSDARTARSAVGVIPVLPQENVELASQLKKLESSFSIFAEESNPNQLLAHLGRMAVEFHHLSSKVQKNELRTSLLQTLCEQLREENNELRKKMEEDHHIRNQDLEQLRQENQKLKELVTGGAAVASAVAAAAAASSSSSSSAAASDTEGPDTKDETVKDECATVKPKIEASTPQKSGKAAEKSPNKPCDVEAYEKKIKLLEKQRKDVLEVNKQWDIQWNSMKSQFEQKITDLRQRLADSQKTVLELEAEREQRQRDYDKKLLLAKNKIENVQGEKECLNTETTELKQKVRYLQDQLLPLSKQREYQEKEIQRLNRALEDALNLHAPSSSQQQPGQDAANNLKRQELLTQIAVLKEQVKIFEEDFRKERSDRERMNEEKEDLRRQVERLQIQITNLTNQLHQAQNECQREHTERCKLERLQMQHHKQVGPQGLEGWPVHFHPRMPNAAGAAAPPPVRDFQPVTPGFPWQSSSFLQPRGGRAVGESSRPAPDNADQSTAAAAAAAAAAAAAAAGGGAGGGGVGFGKRERQNIDPGKH, encoded by the exons ATGCCGCTCAGACACAAGCCAAATGAGTGG TTCCAAGGACCATGCTTAGACAGTAAGCGCACGATGGAAGGTAAAGGACCGTACCGCATCTACGATCCGGGTGGGAGTGATGCCAAATCCAGGGATGAGGCTGCTGGAGGAAGCAGCTATCGACAGCTCCTGGAGGAGAACAGCATGCTGAGAGAGAGGATGAAAGGTCTTAAGAGCCTTG GCGACTTGCTCGAAGAATCTCAGTTAGAAGCGTCGAGGCTTCGCCAGCGTGTGGAGGAGCTTGTGAGAGACAACGAGGCCCTCAAATCATCCAGCTTTGCCGCCAGTCTGTGCGCCGGGGGACACGCTCAGACCGAAACGCAAA GTAAACCTTGTTTGCAACCCACCACTGAGCCCAGAGAAGCGAATGCAAGCTGTTTGGCGAAGGCTATGCAGGCCAACAGAATGAGC CTTTTACAGGACGCCTTATCAGAGTTCGAAGTGGTCAATATGGACAGGAGGACGTCAGATGCCAGGACT GCCCGGTCTGCCGTAGGCGTCATCCCCGTCCTGCCTCAGGAGAACGTTGAGCTGGCGAGCCAGCTGAAGAAATTGGAGAGCTCCTTCAGCATATTTGCAGAGGAGTCCAATCCAAACCAGCTCTTAGCTCACCTGGGTCGAATGGCTGTGGAGTTTCACCATCTTTCCTCGAAGGTTCAAAAGAATGAACTAAGGACGTCTCTCCTACAG ACTCTGTGTGAACAGCTCAGAGAGGAGAACAATGAGCTGCGGAAGAAAATGGAAGAGGATCATCATATCAGGAATCAAGACTTGGAACAGCTGag GCAGGAGAATCAGAAACTGAAGGAGCTTGTGACAGGAGGAGCAGCAGTGGCATCAGCAgtagcagctgcagcagcagcatcatcatcgtcatcatcatctgcGGCAGCGTCTGACACGGAAGGTCCTGACACCAAAGATGAGACGGTAAAAGATGAATGTGCCACGGTGAAACCGAAGATAGAAGCCTCCACCCCTCAGAAG AGTGGAAAAGCTGCTGAGAAAAGCCCAAACAAACCCTGTGACGTGGAGGcttatgaaaagaaaattaagCTCCTAGAGAAGCAACGAAAAGAT GTACTGGAGGTGAATAAGCAGTGGGACATTCAGTGGAATTCAATGAAGTCACAGTTTGAACAGAAG ATCACTGACCTCAGACAGAGGCTTGCTGATTCTCAGAAGACTGTGCTCGAACTGGAGGCGGAACGAGAGCAGAGGCAGCGCGACTACGACAAGAAGCTGCTGTTGGCAAAGAATAAGATTGAAAATGTGCAG GGTGAGAAGGAGTGTCTGAACACTGAGACGACTGAGTTGAAGCAGAAAGTTCGCTACCTGCAAGACCAACTGTTGCCTCTCAGCAAACAGCGAGAGTACCAGGAGAAGGAAATCCAACGCCTCAACAGG GCTTTAGAAGATGCCTTAAATTTGCATGCCCCTTCATCGTCCCAACAACAACCTGGCCAGGACGCCGCCAATAACTTGAAGAGGCAGGAACTACTCACCCAAATAGCCGTTCTAAAAGAACAG GTGAAAATCTTTGAAGAGGACTTCAGAAAAGAACGCAGTGACAGGGAACGAATGAATGAGGAAAAAGAAGACCTGAGGCGGCAGGTGGAGCGACTGCAGATTCAGATTACGAATTTGACCAATCAG CTTCATCAGGCACAGAACGAGTGTCAGAGAGAACACACAGAGCGATGCAAGCTAGAAAGACTGCAGATGCAGCATCACAAGCAG GTGGGACCGCAGGGCCTAGAGGGCTGGCCCGTACACTTCCATCCCCGGATGCCCAATGCAGCAGGCGCCGCAGCTCCGCCCCCCGTACGAGACTTCCAGCCTGTTACCCCG GGTTTTCCTTGGCAGTCGTCATCATTTCTACAGCCCAGAGGAGGGAGAGCGGTGGGGGAAAGTTCAAGACCAGCACCAGATAATGCAG ACCAGTCCacggcagcagcagccgcagcagcggcagcagcagcagcagcggcggcaggaggaggagcgggaggaggaggagtcggATTTGGAAAAAGGGAGCGACAGAATATAGATCCCGGAAAGCACTAA